GCAGCAGGGCTACGCCGCCGCCTGGCACAATGCCTTCTTCAACAGCAGCGCGTGTTGCGTGCAATGCATCTTCAACGCGTGCTTTCTTTTCTTTCATTTCCACTTCAGTGGCAGCACCTACCTTGATCACTGCAACACCGCCGGCCAGCTTGGCCACGCGCTCTTGCAGTTTTTCACGGTCGTAGTCCGAAGAAGACTCTTCGATCTGGCCACGAATCTGCTTCACACGGGCTTCAATGTTTGCGCCGTCGCCAGCACCGTCGATGATGATGGTGTTTTCTTTGCCCACTTCAATGCGCTTGGCTTGGCCCAGGTGTTCCAGGGTTACTGTTTCCAGGCTCATGCCGGTTTCTTCAGCGATAACAACACCGCCAGTCAAGATGGCGATGTCTTCCAGCATGGCTTTGCGACGGTCACCAAAACCAGGTGCCTTCACTGCGCAAGTTTTCAGGATGCCGCGAATGTTGTTCACAACCAAAGTCGCCAAGGCTTCGCCTTCGATGTCTTCAGCAATGATCAACAGGGGGCGACCAGCTTTGGCCACCTGTTCCAGTGTGGGCAGCAGGTCACGAATGTTGCTGATTTTCTTGTCGTGCAACAGAACAAACGGGTTGTCCAAAGCGGCAACCTGCTTTTCCTGGTTGTTGATGAAGTAGGGGCTCAGGTAGCCGCGGTCAAACTGCATACCTTCAACCACGTCAAGTTCGTTGTCCAGGCTCTTGCCGTCTTCAACAGTAATGACGCCTTCCTTGCCTACTTTTTCCATGGCTTCGGCAATGATGTTGCCGATGGATTCATCGCTGTTGGCGGAAATGGAGCCAACCTGTGCAATAGCCTTGGTCGTTGAGCAAGGCTTTGACAATGCGCGCAGTTCGCCGATAGCGGCTGTCACTGCTTTGTCGATACCGCGCTTCAGGTCCATTGGGTTCATGCCGGCGGCAACAAACTTCATGCCTTCCTTCACGATGGCCTGGGCCAGAACTGTCGCAGTAGTTGTACCGTCACCTGCGTTGTCGGATGTCTTGGAAGCAACTTCCTTGACCATCTGTGCACCCATGTTTTCGAACTTGTCTTTCAGTTCGATTTCCTTGGCCACGGACACACCGTCCTTGGTCACTGTGGGGGCGCCGAATGAGCGCTCAAGCACCACGTTGCGGCCTTTGGGGCCCAAAGTCACTTTCACTGCGTTGGCCAGAATGTTTACGCCACGCACCATGCGGCTGCGAGCGTCGTCGCCGAAAAATACTTCTTTAGCTGCCATGATTAATCTTCCTTTTTCTATTCTGAATAATTAGGCTTCAATTACGCCCATGATGTCTTCTTCGCGCATAACCAGCACTTCCTTGCCATCCACCTTGATGGCTTGACCGGCGTACTTGCCGAACAACACGCGCTGGCCTACCTGCACGTCCATGGCGATCAGCTTGCCGCTGTCATCACGCTTGCCTGGGCCTACTGCAATAACTTCACCTTGATCGGGCTTCTCGGCTGCGGATTCTGGAATCACGATGCCAGAGGCTGTTGTGCGCTCGCTGTCGAGACGCTTCACGATCACGCGATCATGCAACGGACGAATGTTCATGGATACCACTCCTAAATTTGTCTTTTAAAATGAATTGCTTGGTCAAACTGGCAGGTGTGTTGCTAGCACTCGCTGCCATCGAGTGCTAATAATAGGGGTGGGGTGGGTCTATTTCAAGGGGCATGCCTAAAAAAAGTTGTCAGCAAGCGGAGCGTAAGTCACATTTGTTTACACTGTGGTTCGATCCCAATGCGTGTATTGTCCGATGAACAAAGCAAAGTCCCTATTCATTGTCTTTTTTTTGCTGTTAATCAATCTCAGCCTGTTGCATGTGGCCACTCTCAGTTGGCATAGCCCCTTGGGTGCAGGTTGGATGGGTGTCTTTGTGCTGGCTTTGCCCAATTTCTACCTGTTTGTCTGGATGTTCATGGGTCGACGGGCACGAACCTCCCGTAACCTGCACCTCTTGATGGCCACGAACCTGATGGGCATTGCACTGGTGTTAACCGACCCCGCCATGGAAGCCAATCCTTGGCCGCTCGTCCTTGGCAACCTGATTTTCTTCAGCAGCATTGCCTACATTTTCTGGTATTCGCACTTGGGCGAGCGCAACAATGTCCAGTTGAAAGAGGGTGAAAAGCTACCGGCGTTCGAGCTGAAAACGCTGGAAGGTACCCGTTTTTCCAGCGAGCAGCTCAAGGGAGCAGCCTGGCTTCTGATTTTCTACAGGGGCAACTGGTGCCCTTTGTGCATGACCCAAATTCGCGAAGTGGCTGGCCGCTACATTGAGCTTGACCGCTTGGGTGTGAAGGTTGCACTCATCAGCCCGCAGCCTGAAACCAAAACCCAAGACCTGGCCAAGCGCTTTAAGGTGCCCATGGCCTTTTTTGTGGATGTCGATTTCAAGACCAGCAAAAAGCTGAATCTCGTTGCCGATAATGGCGTTCCATTTGGCTTGAAGTGGTTCGGGCATGGCGAACACACCGTGTTGCCCACCGTGTTGATCATCAACAAACACGGGCGCATTGTGTATTCAGATCAAACCTCCAACTACCGGGTTCGTCCTGAACCCGATCAGTTTCTCGAGGTGGCTCGTCAGAAGTTGGCCGTGACTGAAGCCTGATTCAATCCATGACCTATTGGGGCGACGCTCAACGCAATTCCATGGCTGCCGATGCTGCAGCCTGGGTGGCAGCTGCCTTGCGGATGCTATTGATCAGGTCTTTGCTGATACGGCTTTCCATGCGGCGGTGGACAGGTTCAAATGCCTTTCTCCAAAGTTCTAATTCCACCGCACTTAATGTGTGCACCTGCGTGTTTTTAAACTGTTTCACTTTGACCAAGGCCATCGCATTCAGTTTTTCTGCTTCGTCGTCATTCTTGCGGGTTGCGTCCACAATACATCGCTCAAGGGTCAGCCGAAGGTCTGCGGGCAGGCTGTTCCAGAACTTGCGGTTCACAATGACGGCGTAGCCCAGGTAGCCATGGTTGGTCACAGCCACATACTTCTGTACCTCGTGCATGTTTTTGGAATAGAGGTTGGAGGGAGGATTTTCCGTGCCGTCCACAAGGCCGGTTTCTAGCGCGGTGTAGACATCCGAAAACGCCAGGGGCAGAGGCGTGGCACCAAGCGCCTCCATTTGGGCCTCCAGT
The nucleotide sequence above comes from Limnobacter thiooxidans. Encoded proteins:
- the groL gene encoding chaperonin GroEL (60 kDa chaperone family; promotes refolding of misfolded polypeptides especially under stressful conditions; forms two stacked rings of heptamers to form a barrel-shaped 14mer; ends can be capped by GroES; misfolded proteins enter the barrel where they are refolded when GroES binds), with protein sequence MAAKEVFFGDDARSRMVRGVNILANAVKVTLGPKGRNVVLERSFGAPTVTKDGVSVAKEIELKDKFENMGAQMVKEVASKTSDNAGDGTTTATVLAQAIVKEGMKFVAAGMNPMDLKRGIDKAVTAAIGELRALSKPCSTTKAIAQVGSISANSDESIGNIIAEAMEKVGKEGVITVEDGKSLDNELDVVEGMQFDRGYLSPYFINNQEKQVAALDNPFVLLHDKKISNIRDLLPTLEQVAKAGRPLLIIAEDIEGEALATLVVNNIRGILKTCAVKAPGFGDRRKAMLEDIAILTGGVVIAEETGMSLETVTLEHLGQAKRIEVGKENTIIIDGAGDGANIEARVKQIRGQIEESSSDYDREKLQERVAKLAGGVAVIKVGAATEVEMKEKKARVEDALHATRAAVEEGIVPGGGVALLRARAKIAGLKGANPDQDAGIKIVLRAMEEPLRMIVTNAGEESSVVANNVMGGEGNYGYNAATGEYGDMVDMGVLDPTKVTRTALQNAASVASLMLTTDCMVADLAEDKPSAPDMGGMGGMGGMGGMGM
- a CDS encoding co-chaperone GroES, with protein sequence MNIRPLHDRVIVKRLDSERTTASGIVIPESAAEKPDQGEVIAVGPGKRDDSGKLIAMDVQVGQRVLFGKYAGQAIKVDGKEVLVMREEDIMGVIEA
- a CDS encoding peroxiredoxin family protein; amino-acid sequence: MLLINLSLLHVATLSWHSPLGAGWMGVFVLALPNFYLFVWMFMGRRARTSRNLHLLMATNLMGIALVLTDPAMEANPWPLVLGNLIFFSSIAYIFWYSHLGERNNVQLKEGEKLPAFELKTLEGTRFSSEQLKGAAWLLIFYRGNWCPLCMTQIREVAGRYIELDRLGVKVALISPQPETKTQDLAKRFKVPMAFFVDVDFKTSKKLNLVADNGVPFGLKWFGHGEHTVLPTVLIINKHGRIVYSDQTSNYRVRPEPDQFLEVARQKLAVTEA